A genome region from Brooklawnia propionicigenes includes the following:
- the xerD gene encoding site-specific tyrosine recombinase XerD, translated as MQRVVKGYLDHLVVERGLARNTVAAYRRDLARYTGWLTQQGIDDIADVHSSDIEAYQMSLASGDAEHPALATSSIARMIVAVRALHAFAAAESLTPDSPAADVSPPSIGKRLPKALSIGEVQRLLDAVDRTTPVGLRDAALLELLYGTGARISEATDLDVDDVTRLLDDPELGLRLIGKGNKERIVPLGSYARRALEAWLVRGRPAMIAKAGRTSPALFVNTRGSRLSRQSAWGIIRSCAQHAGITTEVSPHSLRHSFATHLLDGGADVRVVQELLGHASVTTTQIYTEVTVEHLREVYRSAHPRARA; from the coding sequence CTGCAGCGCGTGGTGAAGGGCTATCTCGATCATCTGGTGGTCGAAAGAGGACTCGCACGCAATACGGTCGCCGCATATCGGCGCGATCTGGCCCGCTACACGGGCTGGTTGACGCAGCAAGGCATCGACGACATCGCTGATGTTCATTCTTCCGATATCGAGGCCTATCAGATGAGCCTGGCTTCGGGGGACGCCGAGCATCCCGCGCTGGCGACGTCGAGCATCGCGCGGATGATCGTCGCAGTACGGGCCTTGCATGCGTTCGCGGCCGCCGAGTCGCTGACCCCCGACAGCCCCGCCGCCGACGTGAGCCCGCCCAGCATCGGCAAGCGGCTGCCCAAGGCACTGTCGATCGGTGAGGTGCAGCGATTGCTGGACGCGGTCGATCGCACGACACCAGTCGGGCTGCGTGACGCCGCCCTGCTCGAACTGCTCTACGGAACCGGAGCGCGCATCAGTGAGGCCACCGATCTCGATGTGGACGACGTGACTCGCCTGCTGGACGATCCCGAGCTCGGGTTGCGGCTGATCGGCAAGGGCAACAAGGAGCGGATCGTGCCACTCGGTAGCTATGCGCGCCGCGCGCTGGAGGCCTGGCTGGTGCGCGGACGCCCCGCCATGATCGCCAAGGCCGGACGCACGAGTCCCGCACTATTCGTCAATACCCGCGGGAGCCGGCTATCGCGGCAGAGCGCTTGGGGGATCATCCGCAGCTGCGCCCAACACGCCGGGATCACGACCGAGGTGTCGCCGCACAGTCTGCGGCACAGCTTCGCGACCCACCTGCTCGATGGTGGCGCCGATGTGCGGGTTGTTCAGGAACTGCTCGGGCACGCCTCAGTGACCACCACTCAGATCTACACCGAGGTGACGGTCGAGCATCTGCGCGAGGTCTACCGATCGGCGCATCCCCGAGCCCGGGCCTGA
- a CDS encoding NUDIX domain-containing protein translates to MDDLAGVVDRPEDWPVLDRQVKATGRVQDFVEDRVLTPSGEQIVRQWVEHPGAVAVMAMDDQGRLAVVHQYRHPVGYRLVEPPAGILDHAGESGVSAARRELAEEARLAASDWRTLVDIFTSPGGLQESIRIFLARDLSPTERPDGFVVDGEEADMCLYWLPLEHLVELIYRGEVQSPTMVAGTLALALAVEQGRLDQLRPADADWPARRAKEQRDREFN, encoded by the coding sequence GTGGACGATCTTGCTGGGGTGGTTGACCGGCCCGAGGATTGGCCTGTGCTCGATCGCCAGGTCAAGGCGACCGGACGGGTCCAGGATTTCGTGGAGGACCGCGTCCTCACCCCGAGCGGTGAACAGATCGTCCGGCAGTGGGTGGAACACCCCGGGGCGGTCGCCGTGATGGCCATGGACGACCAGGGCCGGCTCGCGGTCGTCCATCAGTATCGCCACCCGGTGGGCTATCGCCTGGTAGAGCCGCCCGCCGGCATCCTCGACCATGCCGGTGAATCCGGCGTCTCGGCGGCTCGCCGGGAATTGGCGGAAGAGGCCCGGCTGGCCGCGTCGGATTGGCGGACCCTGGTGGATATCTTCACCTCGCCCGGCGGGTTGCAGGAGTCGATCCGGATCTTTCTGGCACGCGACCTGAGCCCGACCGAGCGTCCGGATGGCTTTGTCGTCGACGGTGAAGAAGCCGATATGTGCCTGTACTGGCTGCCGCTGGAGCATCTGGTCGAGCTCATCTACCGAGGTGAGGTCCAGAGCCCCACGATGGTGGCCGGCACCTTGGCGCTGGCCTTGGCTGTCGAGCAGGGACGCCTCGACCAGCTGCGGCCGGCCGATGCCGACTGGCCTGCCCGCAGGGCGAAGGAGCAACGCGATCGCGAGTTCAACTGA